From Saccopteryx leptura isolate mSacLep1 chromosome 3, mSacLep1_pri_phased_curated, whole genome shotgun sequence, one genomic window encodes:
- the MAP7D1 gene encoding MAP7 domain-containing protein 1 isoform X3, whose translation MENGPHADLGARAPPAVAARTPPEPRPSPEGDPSPPPPPPPMSALVPDTPPDTPPAMKNATHSKQLPLEPESPPGPVGPRPATQQEGSTFSEAKIRGPTPPATGPRDSRPPRRSSQPSPTAVPASDSPSTKQDVKKAGERHKLAKERREERAKYLAAKKAVWLEKEEKAKALREKQLQERRRRLEEQRLKAEQRRAALEERQRQKLEKNKERYEAAIQRSVKKTWAEIRQQRWSWAGALHHGSPGHKTSGSRCSVSAVNLPKHVDSIINKRLSKSSATLWNSPSRNRSLQLSAWESSIVDRLMTPTLSFLARSRSAVTLPRNGRDQGRGSGPGRAPMRGRAVASLAACGPHPNRTHPSAAMPVCPRSASASPLTPPCSAPRSSVHRCTPSSGERGERRKPSSVGSPTPVHRRPQASPVQKKEKKDKERENEKEKSALARERSLKKRQSLPASPRPRLSASAASELSPKSKARPSSPSTSWHRPSSPCPSPGPSHALPPKPPSPRGTTASPKGRVRRKDEAKENHSAAGPENKTQSKGKAIEEKEPAAPASPSPSPVPSPTPAQKEQPTAETPAAPAPPVTPSKPMAGTTDREEATRLLAEKRRQAREQREREEQERRLQAERDKRMREEQLAREAEARAEREAEARRREEQEAREKAQAEQEEQERLQKQKEEAEARSREEAERQRLEREKHFQREEQERLERKKRLEQIMKRTRKSEAAEIKEKPDGKEANTNNSSPEPVKAGESRPSGLQKEVVQKEELAPQEPQWSLPNKESPGSLVNGLQPLPAHQENGFSPKGPSGDKNLGRTPEALLPFAEAEAFLKKAVVQPPQVTEVL comes from the exons ATGGAGAACGGCCCACATGCTGACCTGGGTGCCCGCGCACCCCCAG CTGTGGCAGCCAGGACGCCCCCAGAGCCAAGACCTTCACCAGAAGGTGACCCCTCTCcaccgccgccaccaccaccaatGTCAGCCTTAGTCCCCGACACTCCCCCGGACACCCCTCCTGCCATGAAGAATGCCACTCACTCTAAGCAGCTCCCATTAGAACCAGAGAGCCCCCCAGGGCCGGTCGGGCCTAGACCAGCCACCCAGCAGGAAGGATCCACTTTCTCAGAAGCAAAGATCAGGGGACCCACCCCACCAGCCACAGGCCCACGGGATTCCAGGCCTCCTCGAAGGAGCAGCCAGCCATCCCCGACAGCAGTGCCAGCCTCCGACAGCCCTTCCACCAAGCAAG ATGTGAAGAAGGCAGGAGAGAGACACAAGCTGGCAAAGGAGCGGCGAGAGGAGCGGGCCAAGTACCTGG CAGCCAAGAAGGCAGTGTGgctggagaaggaggagaaagccaAGGCGCTGCGGGAGAAGCAGCTCCAGGAGCGCCGGCGGCGGCTGGAGGAGCAGCGGCTCAAAGCCGAGCAGCGCCGGGCAGCTCTGGAGGAGCGGCAGCGGCAGAAGCTCGAGAAAAACAAG GAGCGCTATGAAGCAGCCATCCAGCGGTCAGTGAAGAAAACATGGGCTGAAATCCGACAGCAGCGCTGGTCTTGGGCCGGGGCCCTGCACCACGGCTCCCCAGGACATAAAACCA GTGGGAGCAGGTGCTCTGTGTCGGCAGTAAACCTGCCCAAACACGTGGACTCTATAATCAACAAGCGGCTCTCAAAGTCCTCTGCCACGCTCTGGAACTCCCCCAGTAGAA ATCGAAGTCTGCAGCTGAGTGCATGGGAGAGCAGCATCGTGGACCGTCTCATGAcgcccaccctctccttcctggcACGGAGTCGCAGTGCAGTCACACTGCCTCGCAATGGCCGGGACCAGGGTAGGGGCAGCGGCCCTGGGAGAGCCCCCATGAGGGGCCGGGCAGTGGCCAGCCTCGCGGCGTGTGGGCCACATCCCAACCGCACTCATCCCTCTGCAGCCATGCCCGTGTGCCCGCGCTCGGCCTCTGCCAGCCCCCTGACTCCGCCATGCAGCGCCCCCCGCAGCAGCGTGCACCGCTGCACCCCCTCCTCCGGGGAGCGTGGGGAGCGCCGCAAGCCCAGTTCTGTGGGCAGCCCCACCCCGGTCCACCGCAGGCCCCAGGCCTCACCG GtgcagaaaaaggagaagaaggacaAGGAACgggaaaatgaaaaggagaagaGTGCCCTGGCCCGGGAGCGCAGCCTCAAGAAACGCCAGTCACTGCCTGCCTCTCCGCGCCCGCGCCTCTCTGCTAGCGCGGCCTCTGAACTCAG TCCCAAATCTAAGGCCCGGCCATCCTCTCCCTCCACATCCTGGCACAggccctcctctccctgccccagcccaggcCCCAGCCATGCTCTGCCCCCAAAACCACCATCCCCCCGAGGCACCACTGCATCGCCCAAGGGGCGGGTTCGGAGGAAGGATGAGGCCAAGGAGAACCACAGTGCAGCAGGACCTGAGAACAAAACTCAAAGCAAGGGCAAGGCCATTGAAGAGAAGGAGCCTGCCGCCCCAGCCTCACCATCACCCTCGCCTGTGCCCTCACCCACCCCAGCCCAGAAGGAACAGCCCACAGCTGAGACTCCTGCAG cccctgctcccccagTGACTCCCAGCAAACCCATGGCTGGCACCACAGACCGAGAAGAGGCTACCCGGCTCCTAGCTGAGAAGCGGCGTCAGGCCCGGGAGCAGCGGGAGCGGGAGGAACAGGAGCGGAGGCTGCAGGCAGAAAGGGACAA GCGAATGCGAGAGGAGCAGCTGGCTCGGGAGGCTGAAGCCCGGgcggagagggaggcagaggcccggcggcgggaggagcaggaggcccgAGAGAAAGCGCAGGcggagcaggaggagcaggagcgaCTGCAAAAGCAG AAAGAGGAAGCTGAAGCTCGGTCCCGGGAAGAGGCCGAGCGGCAACGTCTGGAGCGGGAAAAGCACTTCCAGCGCGAGGAGCAGGAGCGGCTGGAGCGCAAAAAG CGTCTGGAGCAGATCATGAAGAGGACTCGGAAGTCAGAAGCTGCAGAAATCAAG GAGAAGCCGGATGGAAAGGAGGCAAACACCAACAATTCGAGCCCAG AGCCTGTCAAAGCTGGGGAGTCTCGGCCCTCGGGGCTGCAGAAGGAGGTTGTGCAGAAGGAGGAGCTGGCCCCCCAGGAGCCTCAGTGGAG CCTGCCAAACAAGGAGTCACCAGGGTCCCTGGTGAACGGCCTGCAGCCTCTCCCAGCACACCAGGAGAATGGCTTCTCCCCCAAGGGACCCTCTGGTGACAAGAATCTGGGCCGAACACCAGAGGCACTCCTGCCGTTCGCAGAGGCAGAAGCCTTCCTCAAGAAAGCCGTGGTGCAGCCCCCGCAGGTCACAG AAGTCCTTTAA
- the MAP7D1 gene encoding MAP7 domain-containing protein 1 isoform X9, which produces MENGPHADLGARAPPAVAARTPPEPRPSPEGDPSPPPPPPPMSALVPDTPPDTPPAMKNATHSKQLPLEPESPPGPVGPRPATQQEGSTFSEAKIRGPTPPATGPRDSRPPRRSSQPSPTAVPASDSPSTKQDVKKAGERHKLAKERREERAKYLAAKKAVWLEKEEKAKALREKQLQERRRRLEEQRLKAEQRRAALEERQRQKLEKNKERYEAAIQRSVKKTWAEIRQQRWSWAGALHHGSPGHKTNRSLQLSAWESSIVDRLMTPTLSFLARSRSAVTLPRNGRDQAMPVCPRSASASPLTPPCSAPRSSVHRCTPSSGERGERRKPSSVGSPTPVHRRPQASPVQKKEKKDKERENEKEKSALARERSLKKRQSLPASPRPRLSASAASELSPKSKARPSSPSTSWHRPSSPCPSPGPSHALPPKPPSPRGTTASPKGRVRRKDEAKENHSAAGPENKTQSKGKAIEEKEPAAPASPSPSPVPSPTPAQKEQPTAETPADTAVLTSPPAPAPPVTPSKPMAGTTDREEATRLLAEKRRQAREQREREEQERRLQAERDKRMREEQLAREAEARAEREAEARRREEQEAREKAQAEQEEQERLQKQKEEAEARSREEAERQRLEREKHFQREEQERLERKKRLEQIMKRTRKSEAAEIKKPDGKEANTNNSSPEPVKAGESRPSGLQKEVVQKEELAPQEPQWSLPNKESPGSLVNGLQPLPAHQENGFSPKGPSGDKNLGRTPEALLPFAEAEAFLKKAVVQPPQVTEVL; this is translated from the exons ATGGAGAACGGCCCACATGCTGACCTGGGTGCCCGCGCACCCCCAG CTGTGGCAGCCAGGACGCCCCCAGAGCCAAGACCTTCACCAGAAGGTGACCCCTCTCcaccgccgccaccaccaccaatGTCAGCCTTAGTCCCCGACACTCCCCCGGACACCCCTCCTGCCATGAAGAATGCCACTCACTCTAAGCAGCTCCCATTAGAACCAGAGAGCCCCCCAGGGCCGGTCGGGCCTAGACCAGCCACCCAGCAGGAAGGATCCACTTTCTCAGAAGCAAAGATCAGGGGACCCACCCCACCAGCCACAGGCCCACGGGATTCCAGGCCTCCTCGAAGGAGCAGCCAGCCATCCCCGACAGCAGTGCCAGCCTCCGACAGCCCTTCCACCAAGCAAG ATGTGAAGAAGGCAGGAGAGAGACACAAGCTGGCAAAGGAGCGGCGAGAGGAGCGGGCCAAGTACCTGG CAGCCAAGAAGGCAGTGTGgctggagaaggaggagaaagccaAGGCGCTGCGGGAGAAGCAGCTCCAGGAGCGCCGGCGGCGGCTGGAGGAGCAGCGGCTCAAAGCCGAGCAGCGCCGGGCAGCTCTGGAGGAGCGGCAGCGGCAGAAGCTCGAGAAAAACAAG GAGCGCTATGAAGCAGCCATCCAGCGGTCAGTGAAGAAAACATGGGCTGAAATCCGACAGCAGCGCTGGTCTTGGGCCGGGGCCCTGCACCACGGCTCCCCAGGACATAAAACCA ATCGAAGTCTGCAGCTGAGTGCATGGGAGAGCAGCATCGTGGACCGTCTCATGAcgcccaccctctccttcctggcACGGAGTCGCAGTGCAGTCACACTGCCTCGCAATGGCCGGGACCAGG CCATGCCCGTGTGCCCGCGCTCGGCCTCTGCCAGCCCCCTGACTCCGCCATGCAGCGCCCCCCGCAGCAGCGTGCACCGCTGCACCCCCTCCTCCGGGGAGCGTGGGGAGCGCCGCAAGCCCAGTTCTGTGGGCAGCCCCACCCCGGTCCACCGCAGGCCCCAGGCCTCACCG GtgcagaaaaaggagaagaaggacaAGGAACgggaaaatgaaaaggagaagaGTGCCCTGGCCCGGGAGCGCAGCCTCAAGAAACGCCAGTCACTGCCTGCCTCTCCGCGCCCGCGCCTCTCTGCTAGCGCGGCCTCTGAACTCAG TCCCAAATCTAAGGCCCGGCCATCCTCTCCCTCCACATCCTGGCACAggccctcctctccctgccccagcccaggcCCCAGCCATGCTCTGCCCCCAAAACCACCATCCCCCCGAGGCACCACTGCATCGCCCAAGGGGCGGGTTCGGAGGAAGGATGAGGCCAAGGAGAACCACAGTGCAGCAGGACCTGAGAACAAAACTCAAAGCAAGGGCAAGGCCATTGAAGAGAAGGAGCCTGCCGCCCCAGCCTCACCATCACCCTCGCCTGTGCCCTCACCCACCCCAGCCCAGAAGGAACAGCCCACAGCTGAGACTCCTGCAG ATACTGCTGTCCTGAcctcccccccagcccctgctcccccagTGACTCCCAGCAAACCCATGGCTGGCACCACAGACCGAGAAGAGGCTACCCGGCTCCTAGCTGAGAAGCGGCGTCAGGCCCGGGAGCAGCGGGAGCGGGAGGAACAGGAGCGGAGGCTGCAGGCAGAAAGGGACAA GCGAATGCGAGAGGAGCAGCTGGCTCGGGAGGCTGAAGCCCGGgcggagagggaggcagaggcccggcggcgggaggagcaggaggcccgAGAGAAAGCGCAGGcggagcaggaggagcaggagcgaCTGCAAAAGCAG AAAGAGGAAGCTGAAGCTCGGTCCCGGGAAGAGGCCGAGCGGCAACGTCTGGAGCGGGAAAAGCACTTCCAGCGCGAGGAGCAGGAGCGGCTGGAGCGCAAAAAG CGTCTGGAGCAGATCATGAAGAGGACTCGGAAGTCAGAAGCTGCAGAAATCAAG AAGCCGGATGGAAAGGAGGCAAACACCAACAATTCGAGCCCAG AGCCTGTCAAAGCTGGGGAGTCTCGGCCCTCGGGGCTGCAGAAGGAGGTTGTGCAGAAGGAGGAGCTGGCCCCCCAGGAGCCTCAGTGGAG CCTGCCAAACAAGGAGTCACCAGGGTCCCTGGTGAACGGCCTGCAGCCTCTCCCAGCACACCAGGAGAATGGCTTCTCCCCCAAGGGACCCTCTGGTGACAAGAATCTGGGCCGAACACCAGAGGCACTCCTGCCGTTCGCAGAGGCAGAAGCCTTCCTCAAGAAAGCCGTGGTGCAGCCCCCGCAGGTCACAG AAGTCCTTTAA
- the MAP7D1 gene encoding MAP7 domain-containing protein 1 isoform X1, protein MENGPHADLGARAPPAVAARTPPEPRPSPEGDPSPPPPPPPMSALVPDTPPDTPPAMKNATHSKQLPLEPESPPGPVGPRPATQQEGSTFSEAKIRGPTPPATGPRDSRPPRRSSQPSPTAVPASDSPSTKQDVKKAGERHKLAKERREERAKYLAAKKAVWLEKEEKAKALREKQLQERRRRLEEQRLKAEQRRAALEERQRQKLEKNKERYEAAIQRSVKKTWAEIRQQRWSWAGALHHGSPGHKTSGSRCSVSAVNLPKHVDSIINKRLSKSSATLWNSPSRNRSLQLSAWESSIVDRLMTPTLSFLARSRSAVTLPRNGRDQGRGSGPGRAPMRGRAVASLAACGPHPNRTHPSAAMPVCPRSASASPLTPPCSAPRSSVHRCTPSSGERGERRKPSSVGSPTPVHRRPQASPVQKKEKKDKERENEKEKSALARERSLKKRQSLPASPRPRLSASAASELSPKSKARPSSPSTSWHRPSSPCPSPGPSHALPPKPPSPRGTTASPKGRVRRKDEAKENHSAAGPENKTQSKGKAIEEKEPAAPASPSPSPVPSPTPAQKEQPTAETPADTAVLTSPPAPAPPVTPSKPMAGTTDREEATRLLAEKRRQAREQREREEQERRLQAERDKRMREEQLAREAEARAEREAEARRREEQEAREKAQAEQEEQERLQKQKEEAEARSREEAERQRLEREKHFQREEQERLERKKRLEQIMKRTRKSEAAEIKEKPDGKEANTNNSSPEPVKAGESRPSGLQKEVVQKEELAPQEPQWSLPNKESPGSLVNGLQPLPAHQENGFSPKGPSGDKNLGRTPEALLPFAEAEAFLKKAVVQPPQVTEVL, encoded by the exons ATGGAGAACGGCCCACATGCTGACCTGGGTGCCCGCGCACCCCCAG CTGTGGCAGCCAGGACGCCCCCAGAGCCAAGACCTTCACCAGAAGGTGACCCCTCTCcaccgccgccaccaccaccaatGTCAGCCTTAGTCCCCGACACTCCCCCGGACACCCCTCCTGCCATGAAGAATGCCACTCACTCTAAGCAGCTCCCATTAGAACCAGAGAGCCCCCCAGGGCCGGTCGGGCCTAGACCAGCCACCCAGCAGGAAGGATCCACTTTCTCAGAAGCAAAGATCAGGGGACCCACCCCACCAGCCACAGGCCCACGGGATTCCAGGCCTCCTCGAAGGAGCAGCCAGCCATCCCCGACAGCAGTGCCAGCCTCCGACAGCCCTTCCACCAAGCAAG ATGTGAAGAAGGCAGGAGAGAGACACAAGCTGGCAAAGGAGCGGCGAGAGGAGCGGGCCAAGTACCTGG CAGCCAAGAAGGCAGTGTGgctggagaaggaggagaaagccaAGGCGCTGCGGGAGAAGCAGCTCCAGGAGCGCCGGCGGCGGCTGGAGGAGCAGCGGCTCAAAGCCGAGCAGCGCCGGGCAGCTCTGGAGGAGCGGCAGCGGCAGAAGCTCGAGAAAAACAAG GAGCGCTATGAAGCAGCCATCCAGCGGTCAGTGAAGAAAACATGGGCTGAAATCCGACAGCAGCGCTGGTCTTGGGCCGGGGCCCTGCACCACGGCTCCCCAGGACATAAAACCA GTGGGAGCAGGTGCTCTGTGTCGGCAGTAAACCTGCCCAAACACGTGGACTCTATAATCAACAAGCGGCTCTCAAAGTCCTCTGCCACGCTCTGGAACTCCCCCAGTAGAA ATCGAAGTCTGCAGCTGAGTGCATGGGAGAGCAGCATCGTGGACCGTCTCATGAcgcccaccctctccttcctggcACGGAGTCGCAGTGCAGTCACACTGCCTCGCAATGGCCGGGACCAGGGTAGGGGCAGCGGCCCTGGGAGAGCCCCCATGAGGGGCCGGGCAGTGGCCAGCCTCGCGGCGTGTGGGCCACATCCCAACCGCACTCATCCCTCTGCAGCCATGCCCGTGTGCCCGCGCTCGGCCTCTGCCAGCCCCCTGACTCCGCCATGCAGCGCCCCCCGCAGCAGCGTGCACCGCTGCACCCCCTCCTCCGGGGAGCGTGGGGAGCGCCGCAAGCCCAGTTCTGTGGGCAGCCCCACCCCGGTCCACCGCAGGCCCCAGGCCTCACCG GtgcagaaaaaggagaagaaggacaAGGAACgggaaaatgaaaaggagaagaGTGCCCTGGCCCGGGAGCGCAGCCTCAAGAAACGCCAGTCACTGCCTGCCTCTCCGCGCCCGCGCCTCTCTGCTAGCGCGGCCTCTGAACTCAG TCCCAAATCTAAGGCCCGGCCATCCTCTCCCTCCACATCCTGGCACAggccctcctctccctgccccagcccaggcCCCAGCCATGCTCTGCCCCCAAAACCACCATCCCCCCGAGGCACCACTGCATCGCCCAAGGGGCGGGTTCGGAGGAAGGATGAGGCCAAGGAGAACCACAGTGCAGCAGGACCTGAGAACAAAACTCAAAGCAAGGGCAAGGCCATTGAAGAGAAGGAGCCTGCCGCCCCAGCCTCACCATCACCCTCGCCTGTGCCCTCACCCACCCCAGCCCAGAAGGAACAGCCCACAGCTGAGACTCCTGCAG ATACTGCTGTCCTGAcctcccccccagcccctgctcccccagTGACTCCCAGCAAACCCATGGCTGGCACCACAGACCGAGAAGAGGCTACCCGGCTCCTAGCTGAGAAGCGGCGTCAGGCCCGGGAGCAGCGGGAGCGGGAGGAACAGGAGCGGAGGCTGCAGGCAGAAAGGGACAA GCGAATGCGAGAGGAGCAGCTGGCTCGGGAGGCTGAAGCCCGGgcggagagggaggcagaggcccggcggcgggaggagcaggaggcccgAGAGAAAGCGCAGGcggagcaggaggagcaggagcgaCTGCAAAAGCAG AAAGAGGAAGCTGAAGCTCGGTCCCGGGAAGAGGCCGAGCGGCAACGTCTGGAGCGGGAAAAGCACTTCCAGCGCGAGGAGCAGGAGCGGCTGGAGCGCAAAAAG CGTCTGGAGCAGATCATGAAGAGGACTCGGAAGTCAGAAGCTGCAGAAATCAAG GAGAAGCCGGATGGAAAGGAGGCAAACACCAACAATTCGAGCCCAG AGCCTGTCAAAGCTGGGGAGTCTCGGCCCTCGGGGCTGCAGAAGGAGGTTGTGCAGAAGGAGGAGCTGGCCCCCCAGGAGCCTCAGTGGAG CCTGCCAAACAAGGAGTCACCAGGGTCCCTGGTGAACGGCCTGCAGCCTCTCCCAGCACACCAGGAGAATGGCTTCTCCCCCAAGGGACCCTCTGGTGACAAGAATCTGGGCCGAACACCAGAGGCACTCCTGCCGTTCGCAGAGGCAGAAGCCTTCCTCAAGAAAGCCGTGGTGCAGCCCCCGCAGGTCACAG AAGTCCTTTAA
- the MAP7D1 gene encoding MAP7 domain-containing protein 1 isoform X5 gives MENGPHADLGARAPPAVAARTPPEPRPSPEGDPSPPPPPPPMSALVPDTPPDTPPAMKNATHSKQLPLEPESPPGPVGPRPATQQEGSTFSEAKIRGPTPPATGPRDSRPPRRSSQPSPTAVPASDSPSTKQDVKKAGERHKLAKERREERAKYLAAKKAVWLEKEEKAKALREKQLQERRRRLEEQRLKAEQRRAALEERQRQKLEKNKERYEAAIQRSVKKTWAEIRQQRWSWAGALHHGSPGHKTSGSRCSVSAVNLPKHVDSIINKRLSKSSATLWNSPSRNRSLQLSAWESSIVDRLMTPTLSFLARSRSAVTLPRNGRDQAMPVCPRSASASPLTPPCSAPRSSVHRCTPSSGERGERRKPSSVGSPTPVHRRPQASPVQKKEKKDKERENEKEKSALARERSLKKRQSLPASPRPRLSASAASELSPKSKARPSSPSTSWHRPSSPCPSPGPSHALPPKPPSPRGTTASPKGRVRRKDEAKENHSAAGPENKTQSKGKAIEEKEPAAPASPSPSPVPSPTPAQKEQPTAETPADTAVLTSPPAPAPPVTPSKPMAGTTDREEATRLLAEKRRQAREQREREEQERRLQAERDKRMREEQLAREAEARAEREAEARRREEQEAREKAQAEQEEQERLQKQKEEAEARSREEAERQRLEREKHFQREEQERLERKKRLEQIMKRTRKSEAAEIKKPDGKEANTNNSSPEPVKAGESRPSGLQKEVVQKEELAPQEPQWSLPNKESPGSLVNGLQPLPAHQENGFSPKGPSGDKNLGRTPEALLPFAEAEAFLKKAVVQPPQVTEVL, from the exons ATGGAGAACGGCCCACATGCTGACCTGGGTGCCCGCGCACCCCCAG CTGTGGCAGCCAGGACGCCCCCAGAGCCAAGACCTTCACCAGAAGGTGACCCCTCTCcaccgccgccaccaccaccaatGTCAGCCTTAGTCCCCGACACTCCCCCGGACACCCCTCCTGCCATGAAGAATGCCACTCACTCTAAGCAGCTCCCATTAGAACCAGAGAGCCCCCCAGGGCCGGTCGGGCCTAGACCAGCCACCCAGCAGGAAGGATCCACTTTCTCAGAAGCAAAGATCAGGGGACCCACCCCACCAGCCACAGGCCCACGGGATTCCAGGCCTCCTCGAAGGAGCAGCCAGCCATCCCCGACAGCAGTGCCAGCCTCCGACAGCCCTTCCACCAAGCAAG ATGTGAAGAAGGCAGGAGAGAGACACAAGCTGGCAAAGGAGCGGCGAGAGGAGCGGGCCAAGTACCTGG CAGCCAAGAAGGCAGTGTGgctggagaaggaggagaaagccaAGGCGCTGCGGGAGAAGCAGCTCCAGGAGCGCCGGCGGCGGCTGGAGGAGCAGCGGCTCAAAGCCGAGCAGCGCCGGGCAGCTCTGGAGGAGCGGCAGCGGCAGAAGCTCGAGAAAAACAAG GAGCGCTATGAAGCAGCCATCCAGCGGTCAGTGAAGAAAACATGGGCTGAAATCCGACAGCAGCGCTGGTCTTGGGCCGGGGCCCTGCACCACGGCTCCCCAGGACATAAAACCA GTGGGAGCAGGTGCTCTGTGTCGGCAGTAAACCTGCCCAAACACGTGGACTCTATAATCAACAAGCGGCTCTCAAAGTCCTCTGCCACGCTCTGGAACTCCCCCAGTAGAA ATCGAAGTCTGCAGCTGAGTGCATGGGAGAGCAGCATCGTGGACCGTCTCATGAcgcccaccctctccttcctggcACGGAGTCGCAGTGCAGTCACACTGCCTCGCAATGGCCGGGACCAGG CCATGCCCGTGTGCCCGCGCTCGGCCTCTGCCAGCCCCCTGACTCCGCCATGCAGCGCCCCCCGCAGCAGCGTGCACCGCTGCACCCCCTCCTCCGGGGAGCGTGGGGAGCGCCGCAAGCCCAGTTCTGTGGGCAGCCCCACCCCGGTCCACCGCAGGCCCCAGGCCTCACCG GtgcagaaaaaggagaagaaggacaAGGAACgggaaaatgaaaaggagaagaGTGCCCTGGCCCGGGAGCGCAGCCTCAAGAAACGCCAGTCACTGCCTGCCTCTCCGCGCCCGCGCCTCTCTGCTAGCGCGGCCTCTGAACTCAG TCCCAAATCTAAGGCCCGGCCATCCTCTCCCTCCACATCCTGGCACAggccctcctctccctgccccagcccaggcCCCAGCCATGCTCTGCCCCCAAAACCACCATCCCCCCGAGGCACCACTGCATCGCCCAAGGGGCGGGTTCGGAGGAAGGATGAGGCCAAGGAGAACCACAGTGCAGCAGGACCTGAGAACAAAACTCAAAGCAAGGGCAAGGCCATTGAAGAGAAGGAGCCTGCCGCCCCAGCCTCACCATCACCCTCGCCTGTGCCCTCACCCACCCCAGCCCAGAAGGAACAGCCCACAGCTGAGACTCCTGCAG ATACTGCTGTCCTGAcctcccccccagcccctgctcccccagTGACTCCCAGCAAACCCATGGCTGGCACCACAGACCGAGAAGAGGCTACCCGGCTCCTAGCTGAGAAGCGGCGTCAGGCCCGGGAGCAGCGGGAGCGGGAGGAACAGGAGCGGAGGCTGCAGGCAGAAAGGGACAA GCGAATGCGAGAGGAGCAGCTGGCTCGGGAGGCTGAAGCCCGGgcggagagggaggcagaggcccggcggcgggaggagcaggaggcccgAGAGAAAGCGCAGGcggagcaggaggagcaggagcgaCTGCAAAAGCAG AAAGAGGAAGCTGAAGCTCGGTCCCGGGAAGAGGCCGAGCGGCAACGTCTGGAGCGGGAAAAGCACTTCCAGCGCGAGGAGCAGGAGCGGCTGGAGCGCAAAAAG CGTCTGGAGCAGATCATGAAGAGGACTCGGAAGTCAGAAGCTGCAGAAATCAAG AAGCCGGATGGAAAGGAGGCAAACACCAACAATTCGAGCCCAG AGCCTGTCAAAGCTGGGGAGTCTCGGCCCTCGGGGCTGCAGAAGGAGGTTGTGCAGAAGGAGGAGCTGGCCCCCCAGGAGCCTCAGTGGAG CCTGCCAAACAAGGAGTCACCAGGGTCCCTGGTGAACGGCCTGCAGCCTCTCCCAGCACACCAGGAGAATGGCTTCTCCCCCAAGGGACCCTCTGGTGACAAGAATCTGGGCCGAACACCAGAGGCACTCCTGCCGTTCGCAGAGGCAGAAGCCTTCCTCAAGAAAGCCGTGGTGCAGCCCCCGCAGGTCACAG AAGTCCTTTAA